From Salinibacterium sp. ZJ450, one genomic window encodes:
- a CDS encoding FUSC family protein, which produces MKRLWRRWFTGVGALEFEAGIRASISLLVPLLILLGLGRLDLSVYASFGAFTSLYGRSEPYRLRFQTLTVAALSLLAIISVATLLSAYDAPIWVLGVALALVVAFGIAMSEIMGWIPRGSIFFVFALLVIANVPIEPQDVPQALLVAASSAAFSVLIGMSGWVLRKIAPRPARAVFRPLHRRPKRALAPVKERTYWYLALVNVIGVVGAWLLALASGIGHPYWAAVAVAAIMPTLASLTGYRRMFHRFFGTAAGVLVAAALFLWEPSPLTLIIFIVLAQLGAELFVARHYGTALLFITPLALGASNLGPRDPWGPLLVDRVIETGIGAAVAIVIVFVSRRVVNREKPAATA; this is translated from the coding sequence GTGAAAAGACTTTGGCGCAGGTGGTTCACCGGCGTCGGAGCTCTCGAATTCGAGGCCGGCATCCGGGCCTCCATTTCGTTGCTGGTGCCGCTGCTGATTCTGCTCGGACTCGGCCGACTCGATCTCTCCGTCTACGCCTCGTTCGGCGCGTTCACCTCGCTCTACGGGCGCAGTGAGCCCTACCGGCTGCGGTTCCAGACGCTCACCGTCGCCGCACTCTCGCTTCTTGCGATTATCAGCGTGGCCACCCTGCTCTCGGCGTACGACGCACCGATCTGGGTGCTCGGCGTGGCCCTGGCACTCGTCGTCGCCTTCGGCATCGCGATGAGCGAGATCATGGGGTGGATTCCGCGCGGGTCGATCTTCTTCGTCTTCGCGCTGCTGGTCATCGCGAACGTGCCGATCGAACCGCAGGACGTGCCGCAGGCGCTGCTCGTGGCAGCCTCATCCGCCGCCTTCTCGGTGCTGATCGGCATGAGCGGCTGGGTTCTGCGGAAGATCGCACCGCGGCCTGCCCGCGCAGTCTTCCGCCCGCTGCACCGGCGTCCCAAGCGCGCGCTCGCGCCGGTGAAGGAGCGCACGTACTGGTACCTCGCCCTGGTCAACGTGATCGGGGTGGTGGGCGCGTGGCTGCTCGCCCTCGCGTCGGGCATCGGGCACCCGTACTGGGCCGCCGTTGCCGTCGCCGCGATCATGCCGACGCTCGCCTCCCTCACCGGCTACCGCCGCATGTTCCACCGGTTCTTCGGCACCGCTGCAGGCGTGCTGGTCGCCGCGGCACTGTTCCTCTGGGAGCCGAGCCCGCTCACCCTGATCATCTTCATCGTGCTGGCCCAGCTTGGCGCAGAGCTGTTCGTGGCCAGGCACTATGGCACCGCGCTGCTGTTCATCACCCCGCTGGCCCTCGGCGCGAGCAATCTCGGTCCCCGCGACCCGTGGGGACCACTGCTGGTGGATCGCGTGATCGAGACGGGTATCGGTGCGGCCGTGGCGATCGTCATCGTCTTCGTGTCCCGGCGGGTCGTCAATCGCGAGAAACCCGCCGCCACGGCGTGA
- a CDS encoding DUF3097 domain-containing protein, whose protein sequence is MNYDPSDRYGSYGGDVLATNWKTANKIAAAEVEATRDLVVEEVGTGFCGAVVRIEGRLVELEDRFGKVRAFPLGAGFLIDGKPVVLKHPAAAAPTGLVRTASGSVAVAGHKARVARASRIYVEGRHDAELVERVWGDDLRIEGVVVEYLSGIDDLEAIIREFAPTPDRKVGVLVDHLVKGSKESRIADAVARGKHGGTVLVVGHPFIDIWQAVKPARLGLSAWPVIDRGIEWKHGICEALGWPHEDQADIARAWKRILGTVNSYADLEPVLLGRVEELIDFVTAE, encoded by the coding sequence GTGAACTACGACCCGAGCGATAGGTACGGCAGCTACGGCGGCGATGTGCTGGCCACCAACTGGAAGACCGCGAACAAGATCGCGGCGGCCGAGGTGGAGGCGACCCGTGACCTGGTCGTCGAAGAGGTCGGAACCGGGTTCTGCGGCGCCGTGGTGCGCATCGAGGGCCGGTTGGTCGAGCTCGAGGACCGTTTCGGCAAGGTGCGCGCGTTCCCGCTCGGCGCTGGCTTCCTGATCGACGGCAAACCCGTGGTGCTGAAGCATCCCGCGGCCGCCGCACCCACCGGGCTGGTGCGCACCGCGTCCGGCTCCGTCGCCGTCGCCGGGCACAAGGCGCGGGTGGCGCGTGCCAGCCGCATCTACGTGGAGGGCCGGCACGACGCAGAACTCGTGGAGCGCGTCTGGGGCGATGACCTGAGGATCGAAGGCGTCGTCGTCGAGTACCTGTCCGGGATCGACGACCTGGAGGCGATCATCCGCGAGTTCGCGCCGACGCCTGACCGCAAGGTGGGCGTGCTGGTCGACCACCTCGTGAAAGGGTCGAAAGAGAGCAGGATCGCGGATGCCGTCGCCCGCGGCAAGCACGGCGGCACGGTGCTCGTGGTGGGGCATCCGTTCATCGACATCTGGCAGGCGGTGAAACCGGCGCGCCTCGGCCTGTCGGCATGGCCGGTGATCGACCGCGGGATCGAGTGGAAGCACGGCATCTGCGAGGCGCTGGGCTGGCCGCACGAGGACCAGGCCGACATCGCCCGAGCCTGGAAGCGCATCCTCGGCACCGTGAACAGTTACGCCGACCTCGAACCGGTGCTGCTCGGCCGGGTCGAGGAGCTGATCGACTTCGTCACGGCGGAATGA
- a CDS encoding spermidine/putrescine ABC transporter substrate-binding protein yields MGQDTAEPSIDARVQVAVDAWLRWLTRWQPSTHRSRTRLCRRCTGSPLVEAAGFDYDIPHSVKHALVMRLSALIEAEVDSYTERSLPLLSRELRDSEARQQARPYRPNDGLAPEYQGLDIDPEPDPGQPFLFTMAELAENAALGIRLPEPPPLTNAAKAALRHEMALADDHATRTGMAVCLALTDHRHRIHDAVERLVEPQVEALLHDLSRSLDAPL; encoded by the coding sequence ATGGGGCAGGACACCGCCGAGCCGTCGATTGACGCGCGCGTTCAGGTTGCCGTTGACGCGTGGCTGCGCTGGTTGACGCGCTGGCAGCCGAGTACGCACCGCTCCAGAACTCGGCTCTGTCGACGCTGCACCGGTTCACCGCTGGTGGAGGCAGCCGGGTTCGACTACGACATCCCGCACAGCGTCAAACACGCGCTCGTGATGAGGCTGAGTGCGCTCATCGAAGCCGAAGTCGATTCCTACACGGAGCGCAGCCTCCCGCTGCTCAGCCGCGAGCTGCGCGATTCCGAGGCCAGGCAGCAGGCCAGGCCGTATCGGCCGAACGACGGGCTCGCCCCGGAATACCAAGGTCTCGACATCGACCCGGAGCCGGATCCCGGCCAACCCTTCTTGTTCACGATGGCCGAACTCGCGGAGAACGCCGCTCTCGGCATCCGGCTGCCGGAACCTCCACCGTTGACGAATGCCGCGAAGGCGGCGCTTCGCCATGAAATGGCGCTCGCGGACGACCACGCCACCCGCACCGGGATGGCCGTGTGCCTCGCTCTCACCGACCACCGGCACCGGATTCACGATGCCGTGGAACGCCTCGTCGAACCGCAGGTGGAGGCACTGCTGCACGACCTGTCACGATCGCTGGACGCCCCGCTGTAG